Sequence from the Brachionichthys hirsutus isolate HB-005 chromosome 4, CSIRO-AGI_Bhir_v1, whole genome shotgun sequence genome:
AGAATAAATAGTTTGATTAACTTTGTCCTCGTCTCCCAGAGACCAGACCGCCTCCTGACATCgtcgctgctgctggagtcacTTCGCATCTTTCCAGAGGGGGACGCCATCACGGAGCGCGCGCCGCTGCGCTGGCCGCAGTCTGTCTACAACAGAGGATCCTGGGTAATGTAGTCTGAACTCACCAAACGCGCCGTGAATTAAAGCCACTCCACACTGACCGTAAACTGACTGATTTAGACTCTGATAGATGAATTTAAGATTCCTCTAGAAATCAAGATTGTTTTATTcggaaaaataaattcatttaagCCGCTaatccaaaaaaaaattaagacgTGATTATTCGAGAAAGATATTTCAATAATGGTGGTTTTACTCGGGATGCTGAAATGACCCTTAAATGTGATTTATGTGAATTTATCCTGAATCTGGATCAACAAAGACAATCCCCACAACATTTTGCGAAATTAGTTTTAGAAATGTTCCTTTAATCCTGCTGATAAAAAAACGTTCAGAAACTCAATGGTAAACACAATAATGAACCTGAACATCGGTTCCCTTTTAGGACAGATGAATATAGAAGAACTATCAGATTGACCTGAACTGTTTTTCATCGTCTGGAGGAGGGAACGCTTTCTCTTCAGTCACACGTTGGGTTTTAATAACAACAAATACGTGTTAGCAATCAATCCAGGCCGTTTCAGATTTAATAATCCTGAACAGAACTGGTTTTGAGCCAGATCTAATTTGGTAGCAAAGAGGCCTCGCTGTCCTGCGTGCTGTAGGGaaccgtatatatatattatacggTTCCTACGGTCTCCTGGTGTCCTCAGGTCTGGAATCACAGCGATGATGCGCTAAACAAAACAGGATTAAATAAGGTGGAACACGCCGTCTCAGGGACGAACGGCCAACCAGGAAAGTCACATTCTGCTGTCGTCCTCTCATTTATCCCGGAGCGTCGAGGTTCTACGTTGGTGGAACAGTCGACTTTGTGATGCAGGTAGAAAGAGGCAATGTCCTCTCGgcagacatcgtgggtgagacggcGGAAACCGTCCTGCGCTCGATCCGCTCGCTTTGCTTTCCGCGGCCGTAAAGTCGACGACGACCCGCAAACCGGAACAGATCAGCACACGACCTCGCCCTGCCCTCGTGAAACGTGACGTCAACGCGAAGCctgaacgtctggcagaatgaAACGACTGGCGCTGCTATAAAGCATCGAGCTGATGCTCGCTtctccaccgggggggggggggggcggacgcCACCGTCAGACGCAGCCGTAGTTCAGGCGACCATCAGCCGGCGTCTGCTGAAGCAACGTCACGACGAACTCAGTCCACCGAGTCCCTTCCCAGCAGGGATGGCGAGAAACGTAAGGCAAAAGTGTTCAAGCGGTAAAAAGGTACGACCCAGCATCCGAGCTGGGCGAGGTTCTGATCGGCGCCGAGTCTCACGGATGTTTGTCCACACGGGAATAAAGATTTAGGAAATCACGGCGTTCCCTCCGGGCGCTACAGGCCGCCGTCGTAGGCGTAGTCCGCCTTGTTGTGCATGATCAGCTTGTTGTCCACAAAGTAGAAGCTGTCTGATCTGGTCTCGTAAGGGTGCGCCACCATCTGACGAactggaggaggacggagaggagaagaaaaggaaggatgaacgggaggaggaaacggagagAGACGAGACGCGGCTTCGGAGCGCCCCCCACCGAGGTCGTCGGGGAGCTGCGGGAACTCGTAGATGTGTTCGCACGTGTTGCGGCTGTTGGGAATGCAGAAGCCGAAGTCGAAGTCGAAGTTCTTGAGCAGGCGACCCTGGAAGTAATGTCTCTCAATCATCCGGAAGCCGTGGATGGGCCGGTCCCCCACCGTGAACTCCACCCTGGAGACAAGATGGCAGCCGTTACAGAGAGACTCGTGCAGCACGAGACGCCAAGTCCAGTTCCTGCACTCACGTGGCTCCAACGGTGCACAGCTTCAGGAAAGCGGGCGTGAACTGGTAACGCACAAAGCGCCCCGCGCTGGCGTCCACGTCgccgccctcctcctcgccgtccaCCGGACCTGCTGCGGGATCGCAGGTTGTAAACATCCTGTTGtccaccatcttgtttctgcAGTCTGGGAATGTTACGCTACCGCCACTCACCGCCGTTGGGGGGTTTGGCGATCTCGAACAGAACCGTCCCCGTCTCCAAGTCTCTGATTTTGAACCGGGTGAAGTCGATGTTGTAGACGTTGTCCTCGGGTCTGCACAGATAGTCTGGAGGACGATGCAACGGAACACACGGCGGTTACGGGGCTGCTTAGCGATAGCGACTCAGGGCTCACTGTCTGCTGCGTGGTTGCTGCGCCTCGCAGGACTGATGAGTCACGCTGGAGAACAGCGCAATTTAATTcactgtatataaaaaaaaaaactttacaatTAAAAATACAGTTAAGAAATATTTGTTTGCAGAAGCCATTCGCCGACAGATTTTTGTAAGCGAAGCTGCCAACGTTACAATATTGatattagcattagctttgaCACGTTACCATAACGACAACCACACAGCTTTCTAATGACGTCATGTGAATGTATACTTTTCCGGTGGTCGAAAATGCTACAACCCGTGACTCCAGCGTTAACCGTTtagtgacgggggggggggggggggtcggggaacCCCGACCCTCGCCGCGCCCCTGGAACACCTCCCCCTTTCGGTAAAACGTTCCCCGTTAAGCTTCACCGTTTGAGTCGGAACAGCTACGAAGTGTTTTTCATAACCGCGACCAAAGTCGTTAGTTAGCCACAGCTAGCTAGCACCGAGCAAAAAGCCGCCGCTAACGGAGCTAGCTTCACGTCGCTAGCTTCACGTAGCTCACCCTCCGCGACGGCCCGCAGGCCCAGGACGTGGTCGGGCGAGATGTCTTCCCCCAGAGCCCGGAGCTCACTCTCCGTGACCGCGGGCCACTTCTCCGTCTGGCTGCGCCTCGACTTCAGCTTCTTCAGCATTCCTCCGCCGGTCTTTCGGTCCCTGTGGTTCGCCTCCGGGCCGGCGTCCGGGTCCGCCTGTCCTTTACCGACCGTCGCGGCGGGTTTATTCCGTGAACTGTTCATACCTGGGGGGGCTCCGG
This genomic interval carries:
- the unc119b gene encoding protein unc-119 homolog B; the encoded protein is MNSSRNKPAATVGKGQADPDAGPEANHRDRKTGGGMLKKLKSRRSQTEKWPAVTESELRALGEDISPDHVLGLRAVAEDYLCRPEDNVYNIDFTRFKIRDLETGTVLFEIAKPPNGGPVDGEEEGGDVDASAGRFVRYQFTPAFLKLCTVGATVEFTVGDRPIHGFRMIERHYFQGRLLKNFDFDFGFCIPNSRNTCEHIYEFPQLPDDLVRQMVAHPYETRSDSFYFVDNKLIMHNKADYAYDGGL